The genomic segment AGCGGGAAAGACTCATACGTTCCGCCCATGACAGAAATATATGCAATGCCCGCCGATTCGAGAGAACGGGCAAACCGGACGGATTCGTTCAGTTGCAGACCGTCAGGCAGCCATTCATCCGCAAGAAAACGATAACCGATTGGGAAATCTCCCACTATATTTTTTACTGCCGCAACGACCTCAAGTGGAAACCTTTGCCGGTTCTCAAATGAGCCGCCATATTCATCCTCTCTCTTGTTGGTTCTGGGGGAGAGGAATTGAGCCAACAGGTAGCCCGTACCTCCATGCAGTTCCACCATGTCAAAGCCTGTGTTTTTGACCCGTAATGCCGCATCGGCATATCTGTTCGCAATCGTTCGGATCTCTGCCGCGCTCAATGCCCTTGGGAGCCTGCCGAAGGTCTCAACGGCAGAGGGTGCAACGGGTTCACTCACGGCGGCGAAACGCCCGGCGTGGTTGATCTGGAGACAGGCAACAGCGCCTTCCTGCCGGATCGTTGAGGATAACCTTTTTAATCCCGAAGCGTAATCATCAGAATCTACCCGAAGCGTCCTATTGGAGCCGCTGCCCGTCGGATGGTCTATTGTCGCATTCTCGACCACTACCATGGCAACCCCGCTTTTCGCCATCAGCCGGTAATGGTCCAGCAACACGCTGCTCACCGTACCGCCTTCCCCGGCATATCCGAGATACATCGGGGCCATCGTTAATCTGTTTTTCAGGATAATTCCTGCTATCTTAAACTCAGAG from the Syntrophorhabdaceae bacterium genome contains:
- a CDS encoding NADH:flavin oxidoreductase yields the protein MYAHLFSEFKIAGIILKNRLTMAPMYLGYAGEGGTVSSVLLDHYRLMAKSGVAMVVVENATIDHPTGSGSNRTLRVDSDDYASGLKRLSSTIRQEGAVACLQINHAGRFAAVSEPVAPSAVETFGRLPRALSAAEIRTIANRYADAALRVKNTGFDMVELHGGTGYLLAQFLSPRTNKREDEYGGSFENRQRFPLEVVAAVKNIVGDFPIGYRFLADEWLPDGLQLNESVRFARSLESAGIAYISVMGGTYESFPLPDVASRSKKDGYMVDLAAAVKKEVRIPVIAAGRIATGSLAESILEEQKADLIGLARVLWADPQWPEKVKQGRENDIIRCDPACGDACMKLILKKKSALCARWPHDKMQEWKNRME